The genomic interval CTAGAAAATAAGTGATTAGATTAATGGAGTGTATAAAGATGAAAAAAAGACCAACGATCCAAGATGTTGCGAACCTCGCTGGTGTATCAAAGGCTACCGTATCAAAGTATCTGAATAACATTCCATATGTTTCTCCGAATACACAGAAGAAAATTGAGAATGCCATTGAGACGCTTCAGTTTCAACCTAATAGTTTAGCTCGTGGCTTAGCCAATAAGTCAACGAAGCTAATTGGTCTTGTTGTCTCAAATTATGAAAGCATGATCAATATGGAATTGATTAAGTCAGTCGAAACGGAAGCTGCTAAACATCATTATAGTGTCGTTCTGTTTAGTACGAATGATGATATTAGCAACGAGCGTGAACTTCCAGATGTCCTTATGAATAAATTTCAGCATTTAGATGGCATTATTTTAGCAAATGTAAGAGAAGAGGGGATTGAATTATCACAATTTAACAAGACATTTAAGCACATTGTTCTGCTTCATCGCCATATTCCTAATAGTCAAGTTGATTATGTTGTGATAGATGGATATATTGGAGGTCGTTTAGCAGCAGAGTATCTTGTTGGTCTTGGACATCAGCGGATTGCTATGATTACAGGTCCAAAAAACATTTATCAGTTCCAACAGCGCGTCAAAGGATTTAAGGATGTTTTGAAGGAACACGGCCTCCTTGGGTACTGTAATATTTTAGAAAGTGGGCAAAGTGTCGAAGAAGGCTATGAAGCCGCTGAAAAAATTGTTTTTAAGAGTCATTCACCGACAGCTATTTTTGCCGGTACTGATGTTCTTGCACTTGGTGTTTTAGATGCTGCAAGACAATATGGATGGAAAGTTCCTGAAGATTTATCTGTTATTGGATTTGATAATATTTACTTTTCAAGGTTTGCGAGGATACCACTCACGACCATTGATGCTAGAATCAAAGATTTAGGAGAACAAGCGGTAAGGACATTACTTGAACGAATTCAAGGAAAATCAAGTGAAATGAAAAAAATTGAATTGCGCCCAACTTTAGTTGTTCGTGAATCCTGCAAGAGGAAAGAAGAATGAAGGATAAATCCAAATAATAATAACGATTGATGAGTATTTATCATATTTCATTACTTACAGAAACTTACATTAATATACTTCTTTGAGGAGAGTCATTTTAAATGAATCAGGAATTTCTTTATATTATTATCATCATTGCCCTTGGGTATCTATTAAAACGTGTAAATATTTTACGAGAAAAAGATGGTGCAGTGATTTCAAAAATTATTTTTAAAATTACCCTGCCTGCTTTAGTTCTTGTCACATTCGATTCTGTAAAAATAGAAACTTCTTTAATTTTAATACCAGTTATTGTACTCGTTTATGGAATCATAACAGCATGTCTAGGTTTCTTAGTTTTTAAAAATGAGGAAAGAGAACTTAAAGGTTCTTTACTGATGCTTTCTTCGGGATTTAATGTTGGCTTATTTGCATTTCCTTTAGTTTATGCAATATGGGGGATGGGTGGATTAACATATTTTAGTATGTTTGATGTCGGAACATCATTTGTTGTGTTTGGAATTGCTTATATTATAGGAAGTCATTTTTCAGAAGAAGGTCTAAGTTTTAAACCAATCGACATTCTAAAAAAACTTGGAAAGTC from Metabacillus sediminilitoris carries:
- a CDS encoding LacI family DNA-binding transcriptional regulator, encoding MKKRPTIQDVANLAGVSKATVSKYLNNIPYVSPNTQKKIENAIETLQFQPNSLARGLANKSTKLIGLVVSNYESMINMELIKSVETEAAKHHYSVVLFSTNDDISNERELPDVLMNKFQHLDGIILANVREEGIELSQFNKTFKHIVLLHRHIPNSQVDYVVIDGYIGGRLAAEYLVGLGHQRIAMITGPKNIYQFQQRVKGFKDVLKEHGLLGYCNILESGQSVEEGYEAAEKIVFKSHSPTAIFAGTDVLALGVLDAARQYGWKVPEDLSVIGFDNIYFSRFARIPLTTIDARIKDLGEQAVRTLLERIQGKSSEMKKIELRPTLVVRESCKRKEE
- a CDS encoding AEC family transporter — protein: MNQEFLYIIIIIALGYLLKRVNILREKDGAVISKIIFKITLPALVLVTFDSVKIETSLILIPVIVLVYGIITACLGFLVFKNEERELKGSLLMLSSGFNVGLFAFPLVYAIWGMGGLTYFSMFDVGTSFVVFGIAYIIGSHFSEEGLSFKPIDILKKLGKSIPLMTYLIATILNFSHIQLPDTLINVASTISGANMPLCLLLLGLYLNFKFEKQFIKPMLKFLTFRYGLGLLFGFGLYLFLPYDQMFRYTILIGLLLPVAASPLPFAVEFKYSTSSIRLIATISNITILMSIVILYIFANFILN